In the Pseudochaenichthys georgianus chromosome 1, fPseGeo1.2, whole genome shotgun sequence genome, one interval contains:
- the dennd1c gene encoding DENN domain-containing protein 1B isoform X1, with translation MGSRLKQNPEQTFYWFFQATCPVARDKDPGVLFQFPEDFSDEESSQTLPRFCFPYDIGLQRSKEAVSVQHFTFVLTDLEGCQRFGFCRLTNHTHTCLCMLSYLPWFEVFYKLLNNLADYLSKGQTNEMKALLAALYTQPLPLAAGSVTLQMGEQLLVSTEVSHPDGHREGKEGVPYFIAPDPRSLPSIPENRNLTEMIVAVDVGNLLQLYASMLFERRILIFASKLSTLTSCVHALSAMLYPMYWQHIFIPVLPPHLLDYCCAPMPYLIGVHASLSERVRSRGLEEVVILNVDTNSLENPFDDLKRIPSDVMSGLKVCLKRQAVSPGCGVSRAFLKAQALLFGGYRDALQGEKEGEVWFSEELFVEHKSSSMRHFLENAIHLQSFKQFIEGRLDILNKGKEPDDLYEEEILKCETTAGRSKSYQQLVGNLKKGGGALILNMKSKANMRAKGLTKSGFKNLLLHKTQNEEVTLHRGGSVKHRRAQSDCLQNRLPITQHFGRSRPRRPVHKRRSPGDEEDVQDTGETWDGAGSGPVVELESELQKDEEDGEDPLLCDPEEMDLLGEIFDTLSSRSSNERGLLYATRSLDLFGPDSHDYIRKGCFPANPSQESLSLSISGSGSLHSWNVETMEEQSDLTEDSDSLCLDTSVPEEDRTESPLAVCDIGQQKGGQQEEVKVAINGNKEEEIDGGGNFKEVKLEEETKEVGQEKRVSLGEEQLIGIGDNREDEGLNEERESEQRQRDEVAEGQELEEVTNEMQKGEAKGEEGKEQEKDDLNKLNRHHPNAAEEQQELGDNLEPTSGLQSLIVDPEPPEGPVRSREEAGEKQEQDTKQTPSSPEVVSAETRVQSQVKTRIQERSEPERPCNTVWSRETTQTHPPCDSNISEKKNASKTGEDKLPLIKVSELKKRFEA, from the exons ATGGGCTCCAGACTGAA ACAAAACCCTGAGCAAACCTTTTACTGGTTCTTTCAAGCAACTTGCCCCGTAGCCAGAGACAAAG ATCCCGGTGTGCTGTTTCAGTTCCCAGAGGACTTCAGCGATGAG GAGTCCTCTCAAACATTACCCCGGTTCTGCTTCCCGTATGACATAGGCCTACAAAG ATCGAAGGAGGCGGTGTCCGTGCAGCACTTTACCTTTGTTTTGACTGACCTTGAAGGATGCCAGCGGTTTGGCTTTTGCCGTCTCACCAACCACACACATACCTGCCTCTGCATGCTCAG TTATCTTCCATGGTTTGAAGTGTTCTACAAACTTCTCAACAACTTGGCTGATTACCTCTCGAAAGGACAG ACCAATGAGATGAAAGCTCTGCTGGCTGCACTCTACACGCAGCCCTTACCACTGGCAGCTGGATCAGTCACTCTGCAGATG GGAGAGCAGCTTTTGGTCAGCACAGAGGTGTCCCATCCTGATGgacacagagagggaaaagaggGG GTTCCGTACTTCATCGCTCCAGACCCGAGAAGTCTCCCTTCAATCCCCGAAAAT AGGAACCTGACTGAGATGATAGTGGCAGTAGATGTGGGGAACCTGCTCCAGCTCTACGCCAGCATGCTGTTTGAGAGACGCATCCTCATCTTTGCCAGCAAACTCAGCACT CTGACGTCCTGTGTGCATGCACTCAGTGCTATGTTATACCCCATGTACTGGCAACACATCTTCATTCCTGTCCTGCCACCCCATCTGCTGGACTACTGCTG TGCACCTATGCCCTACCTAATAGGGGTCCACGCCAGTTTATCTGAG AGGGTGAGGAGTCGTGGCTTGGAAGAAGTGGTTATTCTGAATGTGGACACAAACAGTCTGGAAAACCCCTTTGACGACCTGAAAAGGATACCTTCAGATGTG ATGTCTGGGCTGAAGGTGTGTTTGAAGCGTCAGGCGGTGTCTCCTGGCTGCGGGGTCTCGAGGGCCTTCCTCAAAGCTCAGGCTCTGCTGTTTGGAGGCTACAGGGACGCACTGCAGGGTGAAAAG GAGGGTGAGGTGTGGTTCAGTGAGGAACTGTTTGTTGAGCACAAGTCTTCCAGCATGAGGCACTTCCTAGAGAATGCCATTCATCTACAGTCCTTCAAACAG TTCATTGAAGGTCGCCTGGATATTCTGAACAAAGGGAAAGAACCAGATGACCTCTATGAAGAGGAGATCTTAAAGTGTGAAACAACTgcag GCAGAAGCAAATCCTATCAACAGTTAGTTGGTAATTTAAAG AAAGGGGGAGGTGCGCTCATCCTTAACATGAAGTCCAAAGCAAACATGAGG GCCAAAGGTCTCACAAAGTCTGGTTTTAAAAACCTGCTGTTGCACAAG aCCCAAAATGAAGAGGTCACCCTTCACAGGGGAGGATCTGTGAAGCACCGCCGTGCCCAATCGGACTGCTTGCAGAACCGCCTGCCAATCACTCAACACTTTGGGAGG TCACGTCCCCGTCGGCCTGTTCACAAACGTAGGTCCCCTGGAGACGAGGAAGACGTGCAGGACACTGGGGAGACATGGGATGG AGCTGGTTCTGGGCCTGTGGTGGAGCTGGAATCTGAGCTGCAGAAGGATGAGGAAGATGGGGAAGATCCACTGCTGTGTGACCCAGAGGAGATGGATCTGCTGGGGGAGATCTTTGACACGCTCAGCTCCCGGAGCTCCAATGAGCGCGGCCTCCTGTACGCCACACGCAGCCTGGATCTGTTTGGACCTGACAGCCATGACTATATCAGGAAG GGTTGTTTTCCAGCCAACCCGAGCCAAGAGAGCCTGTCTCTGTCCATCAGCGGCAGCGGCAGCCTGCACAGCTGGAACGTGGAAACCATGGAGGAGCAGTCAGACCTTACAGAGGACTCTGATTCGCTGTGCCTGGACACCAGCGTACCAGAGGAGGACAGGACAGAGAGTCCGCTGGCAGTGTGTGACATAGGACAGCAAAAAGGAGGACAACAGGAAGAAGTGAAGGTAGCAATAAATGGgaacaaagaagaagaaatagatGGTGGAGGTAACTTTAAGGAAGTGAAATTAGAGGAAGAGACAAAAGAAGTGGGTCAGGAAAAGAGAGTGAGTTTAGGAGAGGAGCAATTGATAGGAATAGGGGATAATCGTGAGGATGAAGGGTTGAACGAAGAGAGGGAAAGCGAACAAAGACAGCGTGACGAGGTAGCTGAGGGGCAAGAATTGGAAGAAGTGACAAATGAAATGCAGAAAGGTGAAGCAAAAGGAGAAGAGGGAAAAGAGCAGGAGAAAGATGATTTAAACAAACTGAATCGTCATCATCCCAACGCTGCGGAGGAGCAGCAAGAACTAGGGGACAATCTGGAACCCACATCTGGGCTTCAAAGTCTCATTGTTGACCCGGAACCTCCAGAAGGTCCTGTAAGAAGTAGAGAAGAAGCAGGAGAGAAACAGGAGCAAGACACAAAGCAGACCCCCTCTTCTCCTGAAGTGGTGTCTGCTGAAACACGCGTCCAGTCTCAGGTGAAGACCAGGATCCAGGAGCGGTCTGAACCTGAGAGACCCTGCAACACAGTTTGGAGCAGGGAAACCACACAGACGCACCCGCCATGTGACTCAAATATATCAGAGAAGAAAAATGCCTCAAAGACTGGTGAGGACAAACTGCCTCTGATCAAAGTGTCTGAGCTTAAAAAGAGATTTGAAGCctaa
- the dennd1c gene encoding DENN domain-containing protein 1B isoform X3, with amino-acid sequence MGSRLKQNPEQTFYWFFQATCPVARDKDPGVLFQFPEDFSDEESSQTLPRFCFPYDIGLQRSKEAVSVQHFTFVLTDLEGCQRFGFCRLTNHTHTCLCMLSYLPWFEVFYKLLNNLADYLSKGQTNEMKALLAALYTQPLPLAAGSVTLQMGEQLLVSTEVSHPDGHREGKEGVPYFIAPDPRSLPSIPENRNLTEMIVAVDVGNLLQLYASMLFERRILIFASKLSTLTSCVHALSAMLYPMYWQHIFIPVLPPHLLDYCCAPMPYLIGVHASLSERVRSRGLEEVVILNVDTNSLENPFDDLKRIPSDVMSGLKVCLKRQAVSPGCGVSRAFLKAQALLFGGYRDALQGEKEGEVWFSEELFVEHKSSSMRHFLENAIHLQSFKQFIEGRLDILNKGKEPDDLYEEEILKCETTAGRSKSYQQLVGNLKKGGGALILNMKSKANMRTQNEEVTLHRGGSVKHRRAQSDCLQNRLPITQHFGRSRPRRPVHKRRSPGDEEDVQDTGETWDGAGSGPVVELESELQKDEEDGEDPLLCDPEEMDLLGEIFDTLSSRSSNERGLLYATRSLDLFGPDSHDYIRKGCFPANPSQESLSLSISGSGSLHSWNVETMEEQSDLTEDSDSLCLDTSVPEEDRTESPLAVCDIGQQKGGQQEEVKVAINGNKEEEIDGGGNFKEVKLEEETKEVGQEKRVSLGEEQLIGIGDNREDEGLNEERESEQRQRDEVAEGQELEEVTNEMQKGEAKGEEGKEQEKDDLNKLNRHHPNAAEEQQELGDNLEPTSGLQSLIVDPEPPEGPVRSREEAGEKQEQDTKQTPSSPEVVSAETRVQSQVKTRIQERSEPERPCNTVWSRETTQTHPPCDSNISEKKNASKTGEDKLPLIKVSELKKRFEA; translated from the exons ATGGGCTCCAGACTGAA ACAAAACCCTGAGCAAACCTTTTACTGGTTCTTTCAAGCAACTTGCCCCGTAGCCAGAGACAAAG ATCCCGGTGTGCTGTTTCAGTTCCCAGAGGACTTCAGCGATGAG GAGTCCTCTCAAACATTACCCCGGTTCTGCTTCCCGTATGACATAGGCCTACAAAG ATCGAAGGAGGCGGTGTCCGTGCAGCACTTTACCTTTGTTTTGACTGACCTTGAAGGATGCCAGCGGTTTGGCTTTTGCCGTCTCACCAACCACACACATACCTGCCTCTGCATGCTCAG TTATCTTCCATGGTTTGAAGTGTTCTACAAACTTCTCAACAACTTGGCTGATTACCTCTCGAAAGGACAG ACCAATGAGATGAAAGCTCTGCTGGCTGCACTCTACACGCAGCCCTTACCACTGGCAGCTGGATCAGTCACTCTGCAGATG GGAGAGCAGCTTTTGGTCAGCACAGAGGTGTCCCATCCTGATGgacacagagagggaaaagaggGG GTTCCGTACTTCATCGCTCCAGACCCGAGAAGTCTCCCTTCAATCCCCGAAAAT AGGAACCTGACTGAGATGATAGTGGCAGTAGATGTGGGGAACCTGCTCCAGCTCTACGCCAGCATGCTGTTTGAGAGACGCATCCTCATCTTTGCCAGCAAACTCAGCACT CTGACGTCCTGTGTGCATGCACTCAGTGCTATGTTATACCCCATGTACTGGCAACACATCTTCATTCCTGTCCTGCCACCCCATCTGCTGGACTACTGCTG TGCACCTATGCCCTACCTAATAGGGGTCCACGCCAGTTTATCTGAG AGGGTGAGGAGTCGTGGCTTGGAAGAAGTGGTTATTCTGAATGTGGACACAAACAGTCTGGAAAACCCCTTTGACGACCTGAAAAGGATACCTTCAGATGTG ATGTCTGGGCTGAAGGTGTGTTTGAAGCGTCAGGCGGTGTCTCCTGGCTGCGGGGTCTCGAGGGCCTTCCTCAAAGCTCAGGCTCTGCTGTTTGGAGGCTACAGGGACGCACTGCAGGGTGAAAAG GAGGGTGAGGTGTGGTTCAGTGAGGAACTGTTTGTTGAGCACAAGTCTTCCAGCATGAGGCACTTCCTAGAGAATGCCATTCATCTACAGTCCTTCAAACAG TTCATTGAAGGTCGCCTGGATATTCTGAACAAAGGGAAAGAACCAGATGACCTCTATGAAGAGGAGATCTTAAAGTGTGAAACAACTgcag GCAGAAGCAAATCCTATCAACAGTTAGTTGGTAATTTAAAG AAAGGGGGAGGTGCGCTCATCCTTAACATGAAGTCCAAAGCAAACATGAGG aCCCAAAATGAAGAGGTCACCCTTCACAGGGGAGGATCTGTGAAGCACCGCCGTGCCCAATCGGACTGCTTGCAGAACCGCCTGCCAATCACTCAACACTTTGGGAGG TCACGTCCCCGTCGGCCTGTTCACAAACGTAGGTCCCCTGGAGACGAGGAAGACGTGCAGGACACTGGGGAGACATGGGATGG AGCTGGTTCTGGGCCTGTGGTGGAGCTGGAATCTGAGCTGCAGAAGGATGAGGAAGATGGGGAAGATCCACTGCTGTGTGACCCAGAGGAGATGGATCTGCTGGGGGAGATCTTTGACACGCTCAGCTCCCGGAGCTCCAATGAGCGCGGCCTCCTGTACGCCACACGCAGCCTGGATCTGTTTGGACCTGACAGCCATGACTATATCAGGAAG GGTTGTTTTCCAGCCAACCCGAGCCAAGAGAGCCTGTCTCTGTCCATCAGCGGCAGCGGCAGCCTGCACAGCTGGAACGTGGAAACCATGGAGGAGCAGTCAGACCTTACAGAGGACTCTGATTCGCTGTGCCTGGACACCAGCGTACCAGAGGAGGACAGGACAGAGAGTCCGCTGGCAGTGTGTGACATAGGACAGCAAAAAGGAGGACAACAGGAAGAAGTGAAGGTAGCAATAAATGGgaacaaagaagaagaaatagatGGTGGAGGTAACTTTAAGGAAGTGAAATTAGAGGAAGAGACAAAAGAAGTGGGTCAGGAAAAGAGAGTGAGTTTAGGAGAGGAGCAATTGATAGGAATAGGGGATAATCGTGAGGATGAAGGGTTGAACGAAGAGAGGGAAAGCGAACAAAGACAGCGTGACGAGGTAGCTGAGGGGCAAGAATTGGAAGAAGTGACAAATGAAATGCAGAAAGGTGAAGCAAAAGGAGAAGAGGGAAAAGAGCAGGAGAAAGATGATTTAAACAAACTGAATCGTCATCATCCCAACGCTGCGGAGGAGCAGCAAGAACTAGGGGACAATCTGGAACCCACATCTGGGCTTCAAAGTCTCATTGTTGACCCGGAACCTCCAGAAGGTCCTGTAAGAAGTAGAGAAGAAGCAGGAGAGAAACAGGAGCAAGACACAAAGCAGACCCCCTCTTCTCCTGAAGTGGTGTCTGCTGAAACACGCGTCCAGTCTCAGGTGAAGACCAGGATCCAGGAGCGGTCTGAACCTGAGAGACCCTGCAACACAGTTTGGAGCAGGGAAACCACACAGACGCACCCGCCATGTGACTCAAATATATCAGAGAAGAAAAATGCCTCAAAGACTGGTGAGGACAAACTGCCTCTGATCAAAGTGTCTGAGCTTAAAAAGAGATTTGAAGCctaa
- the dennd1c gene encoding DENN domain-containing protein 1B isoform X2 codes for MGSRLKQNPEQTFYWFFQATCPVARDKDPGVLFQFPEDFSDEESSQTLPRFCFPYDIGLQRSKEAVSVQHFTFVLTDLEGCQRFGFCRLTNHTHTCLCMLSYLPWFEVFYKLLNNLADYLSKGQTNEMKALLAALYTQPLPLAAGSVTLQMLLVSTEVSHPDGHREGKEGVPYFIAPDPRSLPSIPENRNLTEMIVAVDVGNLLQLYASMLFERRILIFASKLSTLTSCVHALSAMLYPMYWQHIFIPVLPPHLLDYCCAPMPYLIGVHASLSERVRSRGLEEVVILNVDTNSLENPFDDLKRIPSDVMSGLKVCLKRQAVSPGCGVSRAFLKAQALLFGGYRDALQGEKEGEVWFSEELFVEHKSSSMRHFLENAIHLQSFKQFIEGRLDILNKGKEPDDLYEEEILKCETTAGRSKSYQQLVGNLKKGGGALILNMKSKANMRAKGLTKSGFKNLLLHKTQNEEVTLHRGGSVKHRRAQSDCLQNRLPITQHFGRSRPRRPVHKRRSPGDEEDVQDTGETWDGAGSGPVVELESELQKDEEDGEDPLLCDPEEMDLLGEIFDTLSSRSSNERGLLYATRSLDLFGPDSHDYIRKGCFPANPSQESLSLSISGSGSLHSWNVETMEEQSDLTEDSDSLCLDTSVPEEDRTESPLAVCDIGQQKGGQQEEVKVAINGNKEEEIDGGGNFKEVKLEEETKEVGQEKRVSLGEEQLIGIGDNREDEGLNEERESEQRQRDEVAEGQELEEVTNEMQKGEAKGEEGKEQEKDDLNKLNRHHPNAAEEQQELGDNLEPTSGLQSLIVDPEPPEGPVRSREEAGEKQEQDTKQTPSSPEVVSAETRVQSQVKTRIQERSEPERPCNTVWSRETTQTHPPCDSNISEKKNASKTGEDKLPLIKVSELKKRFEA; via the exons ATGGGCTCCAGACTGAA ACAAAACCCTGAGCAAACCTTTTACTGGTTCTTTCAAGCAACTTGCCCCGTAGCCAGAGACAAAG ATCCCGGTGTGCTGTTTCAGTTCCCAGAGGACTTCAGCGATGAG GAGTCCTCTCAAACATTACCCCGGTTCTGCTTCCCGTATGACATAGGCCTACAAAG ATCGAAGGAGGCGGTGTCCGTGCAGCACTTTACCTTTGTTTTGACTGACCTTGAAGGATGCCAGCGGTTTGGCTTTTGCCGTCTCACCAACCACACACATACCTGCCTCTGCATGCTCAG TTATCTTCCATGGTTTGAAGTGTTCTACAAACTTCTCAACAACTTGGCTGATTACCTCTCGAAAGGACAG ACCAATGAGATGAAAGCTCTGCTGGCTGCACTCTACACGCAGCCCTTACCACTGGCAGCTGGATCAGTCACTCTGCAGATG CTTTTGGTCAGCACAGAGGTGTCCCATCCTGATGgacacagagagggaaaagaggGG GTTCCGTACTTCATCGCTCCAGACCCGAGAAGTCTCCCTTCAATCCCCGAAAAT AGGAACCTGACTGAGATGATAGTGGCAGTAGATGTGGGGAACCTGCTCCAGCTCTACGCCAGCATGCTGTTTGAGAGACGCATCCTCATCTTTGCCAGCAAACTCAGCACT CTGACGTCCTGTGTGCATGCACTCAGTGCTATGTTATACCCCATGTACTGGCAACACATCTTCATTCCTGTCCTGCCACCCCATCTGCTGGACTACTGCTG TGCACCTATGCCCTACCTAATAGGGGTCCACGCCAGTTTATCTGAG AGGGTGAGGAGTCGTGGCTTGGAAGAAGTGGTTATTCTGAATGTGGACACAAACAGTCTGGAAAACCCCTTTGACGACCTGAAAAGGATACCTTCAGATGTG ATGTCTGGGCTGAAGGTGTGTTTGAAGCGTCAGGCGGTGTCTCCTGGCTGCGGGGTCTCGAGGGCCTTCCTCAAAGCTCAGGCTCTGCTGTTTGGAGGCTACAGGGACGCACTGCAGGGTGAAAAG GAGGGTGAGGTGTGGTTCAGTGAGGAACTGTTTGTTGAGCACAAGTCTTCCAGCATGAGGCACTTCCTAGAGAATGCCATTCATCTACAGTCCTTCAAACAG TTCATTGAAGGTCGCCTGGATATTCTGAACAAAGGGAAAGAACCAGATGACCTCTATGAAGAGGAGATCTTAAAGTGTGAAACAACTgcag GCAGAAGCAAATCCTATCAACAGTTAGTTGGTAATTTAAAG AAAGGGGGAGGTGCGCTCATCCTTAACATGAAGTCCAAAGCAAACATGAGG GCCAAAGGTCTCACAAAGTCTGGTTTTAAAAACCTGCTGTTGCACAAG aCCCAAAATGAAGAGGTCACCCTTCACAGGGGAGGATCTGTGAAGCACCGCCGTGCCCAATCGGACTGCTTGCAGAACCGCCTGCCAATCACTCAACACTTTGGGAGG TCACGTCCCCGTCGGCCTGTTCACAAACGTAGGTCCCCTGGAGACGAGGAAGACGTGCAGGACACTGGGGAGACATGGGATGG AGCTGGTTCTGGGCCTGTGGTGGAGCTGGAATCTGAGCTGCAGAAGGATGAGGAAGATGGGGAAGATCCACTGCTGTGTGACCCAGAGGAGATGGATCTGCTGGGGGAGATCTTTGACACGCTCAGCTCCCGGAGCTCCAATGAGCGCGGCCTCCTGTACGCCACACGCAGCCTGGATCTGTTTGGACCTGACAGCCATGACTATATCAGGAAG GGTTGTTTTCCAGCCAACCCGAGCCAAGAGAGCCTGTCTCTGTCCATCAGCGGCAGCGGCAGCCTGCACAGCTGGAACGTGGAAACCATGGAGGAGCAGTCAGACCTTACAGAGGACTCTGATTCGCTGTGCCTGGACACCAGCGTACCAGAGGAGGACAGGACAGAGAGTCCGCTGGCAGTGTGTGACATAGGACAGCAAAAAGGAGGACAACAGGAAGAAGTGAAGGTAGCAATAAATGGgaacaaagaagaagaaatagatGGTGGAGGTAACTTTAAGGAAGTGAAATTAGAGGAAGAGACAAAAGAAGTGGGTCAGGAAAAGAGAGTGAGTTTAGGAGAGGAGCAATTGATAGGAATAGGGGATAATCGTGAGGATGAAGGGTTGAACGAAGAGAGGGAAAGCGAACAAAGACAGCGTGACGAGGTAGCTGAGGGGCAAGAATTGGAAGAAGTGACAAATGAAATGCAGAAAGGTGAAGCAAAAGGAGAAGAGGGAAAAGAGCAGGAGAAAGATGATTTAAACAAACTGAATCGTCATCATCCCAACGCTGCGGAGGAGCAGCAAGAACTAGGGGACAATCTGGAACCCACATCTGGGCTTCAAAGTCTCATTGTTGACCCGGAACCTCCAGAAGGTCCTGTAAGAAGTAGAGAAGAAGCAGGAGAGAAACAGGAGCAAGACACAAAGCAGACCCCCTCTTCTCCTGAAGTGGTGTCTGCTGAAACACGCGTCCAGTCTCAGGTGAAGACCAGGATCCAGGAGCGGTCTGAACCTGAGAGACCCTGCAACACAGTTTGGAGCAGGGAAACCACACAGACGCACCCGCCATGTGACTCAAATATATCAGAGAAGAAAAATGCCTCAAAGACTGGTGAGGACAAACTGCCTCTGATCAAAGTGTCTGAGCTTAAAAAGAGATTTGAAGCctaa
- the dennd1c gene encoding DENN domain-containing protein 1B isoform X4: MGSRLKQNPEQTFYWFFQATCPVARDKDPGVLFQFPEDFSDEESSQTLPRFCFPYDIGLQRSKEAVSVQHFTFVLTDLEGCQRFGFCRLTNHTHTCLCMLSYLPWFEVFYKLLNNLADYLSKGQTNEMKALLAALYTQPLPLAAGSVTLQMVPYFIAPDPRSLPSIPENRNLTEMIVAVDVGNLLQLYASMLFERRILIFASKLSTLTSCVHALSAMLYPMYWQHIFIPVLPPHLLDYCCAPMPYLIGVHASLSERVRSRGLEEVVILNVDTNSLENPFDDLKRIPSDVMSGLKVCLKRQAVSPGCGVSRAFLKAQALLFGGYRDALQGEKEGEVWFSEELFVEHKSSSMRHFLENAIHLQSFKQFIEGRLDILNKGKEPDDLYEEEILKCETTAGRSKSYQQLVGNLKKGGGALILNMKSKANMRAKGLTKSGFKNLLLHKTQNEEVTLHRGGSVKHRRAQSDCLQNRLPITQHFGRSRPRRPVHKRRSPGDEEDVQDTGETWDGAGSGPVVELESELQKDEEDGEDPLLCDPEEMDLLGEIFDTLSSRSSNERGLLYATRSLDLFGPDSHDYIRKGCFPANPSQESLSLSISGSGSLHSWNVETMEEQSDLTEDSDSLCLDTSVPEEDRTESPLAVCDIGQQKGGQQEEVKVAINGNKEEEIDGGGNFKEVKLEEETKEVGQEKRVSLGEEQLIGIGDNREDEGLNEERESEQRQRDEVAEGQELEEVTNEMQKGEAKGEEGKEQEKDDLNKLNRHHPNAAEEQQELGDNLEPTSGLQSLIVDPEPPEGPVRSREEAGEKQEQDTKQTPSSPEVVSAETRVQSQVKTRIQERSEPERPCNTVWSRETTQTHPPCDSNISEKKNASKTGEDKLPLIKVSELKKRFEA, encoded by the exons ATGGGCTCCAGACTGAA ACAAAACCCTGAGCAAACCTTTTACTGGTTCTTTCAAGCAACTTGCCCCGTAGCCAGAGACAAAG ATCCCGGTGTGCTGTTTCAGTTCCCAGAGGACTTCAGCGATGAG GAGTCCTCTCAAACATTACCCCGGTTCTGCTTCCCGTATGACATAGGCCTACAAAG ATCGAAGGAGGCGGTGTCCGTGCAGCACTTTACCTTTGTTTTGACTGACCTTGAAGGATGCCAGCGGTTTGGCTTTTGCCGTCTCACCAACCACACACATACCTGCCTCTGCATGCTCAG TTATCTTCCATGGTTTGAAGTGTTCTACAAACTTCTCAACAACTTGGCTGATTACCTCTCGAAAGGACAG ACCAATGAGATGAAAGCTCTGCTGGCTGCACTCTACACGCAGCCCTTACCACTGGCAGCTGGATCAGTCACTCTGCAGATG GTTCCGTACTTCATCGCTCCAGACCCGAGAAGTCTCCCTTCAATCCCCGAAAAT AGGAACCTGACTGAGATGATAGTGGCAGTAGATGTGGGGAACCTGCTCCAGCTCTACGCCAGCATGCTGTTTGAGAGACGCATCCTCATCTTTGCCAGCAAACTCAGCACT CTGACGTCCTGTGTGCATGCACTCAGTGCTATGTTATACCCCATGTACTGGCAACACATCTTCATTCCTGTCCTGCCACCCCATCTGCTGGACTACTGCTG TGCACCTATGCCCTACCTAATAGGGGTCCACGCCAGTTTATCTGAG AGGGTGAGGAGTCGTGGCTTGGAAGAAGTGGTTATTCTGAATGTGGACACAAACAGTCTGGAAAACCCCTTTGACGACCTGAAAAGGATACCTTCAGATGTG ATGTCTGGGCTGAAGGTGTGTTTGAAGCGTCAGGCGGTGTCTCCTGGCTGCGGGGTCTCGAGGGCCTTCCTCAAAGCTCAGGCTCTGCTGTTTGGAGGCTACAGGGACGCACTGCAGGGTGAAAAG GAGGGTGAGGTGTGGTTCAGTGAGGAACTGTTTGTTGAGCACAAGTCTTCCAGCATGAGGCACTTCCTAGAGAATGCCATTCATCTACAGTCCTTCAAACAG TTCATTGAAGGTCGCCTGGATATTCTGAACAAAGGGAAAGAACCAGATGACCTCTATGAAGAGGAGATCTTAAAGTGTGAAACAACTgcag GCAGAAGCAAATCCTATCAACAGTTAGTTGGTAATTTAAAG AAAGGGGGAGGTGCGCTCATCCTTAACATGAAGTCCAAAGCAAACATGAGG GCCAAAGGTCTCACAAAGTCTGGTTTTAAAAACCTGCTGTTGCACAAG aCCCAAAATGAAGAGGTCACCCTTCACAGGGGAGGATCTGTGAAGCACCGCCGTGCCCAATCGGACTGCTTGCAGAACCGCCTGCCAATCACTCAACACTTTGGGAGG TCACGTCCCCGTCGGCCTGTTCACAAACGTAGGTCCCCTGGAGACGAGGAAGACGTGCAGGACACTGGGGAGACATGGGATGG AGCTGGTTCTGGGCCTGTGGTGGAGCTGGAATCTGAGCTGCAGAAGGATGAGGAAGATGGGGAAGATCCACTGCTGTGTGACCCAGAGGAGATGGATCTGCTGGGGGAGATCTTTGACACGCTCAGCTCCCGGAGCTCCAATGAGCGCGGCCTCCTGTACGCCACACGCAGCCTGGATCTGTTTGGACCTGACAGCCATGACTATATCAGGAAG GGTTGTTTTCCAGCCAACCCGAGCCAAGAGAGCCTGTCTCTGTCCATCAGCGGCAGCGGCAGCCTGCACAGCTGGAACGTGGAAACCATGGAGGAGCAGTCAGACCTTACAGAGGACTCTGATTCGCTGTGCCTGGACACCAGCGTACCAGAGGAGGACAGGACAGAGAGTCCGCTGGCAGTGTGTGACATAGGACAGCAAAAAGGAGGACAACAGGAAGAAGTGAAGGTAGCAATAAATGGgaacaaagaagaagaaatagatGGTGGAGGTAACTTTAAGGAAGTGAAATTAGAGGAAGAGACAAAAGAAGTGGGTCAGGAAAAGAGAGTGAGTTTAGGAGAGGAGCAATTGATAGGAATAGGGGATAATCGTGAGGATGAAGGGTTGAACGAAGAGAGGGAAAGCGAACAAAGACAGCGTGACGAGGTAGCTGAGGGGCAAGAATTGGAAGAAGTGACAAATGAAATGCAGAAAGGTGAAGCAAAAGGAGAAGAGGGAAAAGAGCAGGAGAAAGATGATTTAAACAAACTGAATCGTCATCATCCCAACGCTGCGGAGGAGCAGCAAGAACTAGGGGACAATCTGGAACCCACATCTGGGCTTCAAAGTCTCATTGTTGACCCGGAACCTCCAGAAGGTCCTGTAAGAAGTAGAGAAGAAGCAGGAGAGAAACAGGAGCAAGACACAAAGCAGACCCCCTCTTCTCCTGAAGTGGTGTCTGCTGAAACACGCGTCCAGTCTCAGGTGAAGACCAGGATCCAGGAGCGGTCTGAACCTGAGAGACCCTGCAACACAGTTTGGAGCAGGGAAACCACACAGACGCACCCGCCATGTGACTCAAATATATCAGAGAAGAAAAATGCCTCAAAGACTGGTGAGGACAAACTGCCTCTGATCAAAGTGTCTGAGCTTAAAAAGAGATTTGAAGCctaa